gaacagtgttgttttccatcgaggttagtttcatcggaTATTGGTAGCTGGTACCAAATAGCCTGGGGCTGATAATTAAGGGATTAATCATCaaatcggacatttcactgaatatatctgtaacccatttatcagtaggttaactagggtcatatttaatatatctgaggctacatatcaacatgcattgtactgaatgactaaatatgcaatcccaggctacatagcaacaaggaagagtgttaccttaatgttctgatgatgtctagatatatatgtgataaaatcttatataatgcgatggagggagtgttgtactacatcatttttcaattgttgtttagcttctaacattaaCTTGgttcttttaggtacatatatcattgccaaagatccacacttcgaccctttctgtgtatggggcaatgagatattcatgaaccagcatcaagtgaggaaactgataaagatttttattaaaatgggtcaaaagatgtcaatcaaactatttgtttacactttatgcaagacaacagtgaactgcaggatggtaagtaagaaccatgtagccttctttttactgcccgtaatgagttgtgttagatgaatgtatcttttttttcttttgcagtggatcctgaagcagtttactcaagattacctctcaaactacatgattggtagCCAACCATCACAAgtggttggactagagtcctgcatgccttctgcatctaggagagcacaatagggtcatcccgcttcaccttgttcagcaaccggaatgtctgtcgcctctttctttaccatctgtaatagtacaagtatagaaccctggttcatcattctttatttggtgcttatgtaattcttaaacatatatacctgtgaatcgaataatgcattcgttgtttgaacctgatgaatatgaataaagctatagcctactttcaagtttaaattaggtacaattttaaatagcagcaattaaattagggcgaaattacggtgtgcaggtcattacggtgcacacggttaataaagcacagcgtgtgcgatatacatcataatacgacacggttcacggagaggaaacatgtgtaacaatgcacacagttgttGTTTGCAAAGCATgcgtgatgtcagacactatcacatacggtgcggaaAAACTAAATGtatgtgattgtctacctatcatacacagtttataatcatgaactatttgtgatgtgccaggcatcgtaaaactctcgtgcctggaatctgcctggaaaactcccgtgcctggaatctgcctggttttaggtaaaaccacaaaactccgactgcgatggcaatgcgagcacaaacgagtagcaaggatgaagcgtttgggatattcgagatatcggaaatggttatatggggacaactgtatgcatcaaggcttcctatccccgacggtttctgggtcgtgtgggaaggacccccctatcgccgtcactcactaggcgacggttccaaatgccatcgcggaaaggggttaaaaaccgtttgtatagaaccgacgcgtaccagtgcattACAGAAAAATGAGTAATTGTCACATGGAGTTGTCCCTTTTGAAGAAAAGGTAGGGATAGACGTCGATGGGCCGTAGAGGGGCCGACATAAGATCGCACGAGGAAGCGTTAGACACCCCCCTTGTATGCCTTTGCATGGGGTCCTAACATGGGTATACAAGGGTTGTGTTATGAGAAAAAGACAATACACAATTTTGAAGTGGCCCCTCTGATGAGGGCATCCTAGTACCTCCTGTTGTACCCATGAAGGAGGAGGTGAAGCCCAACTTTAGGACTCCACCAAATTAGAGGCGTGCCAAGGGGGTGACTGAACCATGGTAATTGGGTGTGTGACCATTTTCAGGTTTTTCAGATGAAGTCTTTGTATCAGGATTAGGCGAGGATGTACAGCTATTTGGATGGCTACGGGCGCTACTATGAGCCATCCGTAATGTCACACGGTTTCCTCACCTTTGAGCGTAAAGGGGACGGTTTTCCTGCGGCGAATTCATCGCGACCTATATGGCAGATTGATATGAGTGATTTGCCTGCCGCAAGTCCACTGCGACGAGGTTTTATGCCACGATGATGGGTTTGTTGAGGCCAATTCTGATCATTTTGAGGAGAAGAGTTCTCCACGGCCTATTCGGCTCGATGAGGCAAAGCGAGCTGAGAGGGAAGTTTCTGAGGACACAGTGTTTGTTCCGGAGGTTGTTGTCGACAAGGCAGCGACAAGCATGACTCCTTCACAAGAGAAGAAGGCTGATGTTGACACGAATGTGGTGGATGAAGTTGTACCACTGAGTGGGCTGAATGTGCAACTCAAGTGGGTACATGGTGATACTTGCATGTCAGTTGATAGAGGCCAGCGTTGGAATTTGTTTCAGGCGCAGTGCATGATCAAGGGCAAAGCGTGTAAGTTGTTTATCGATGGTGGTAGCTGTACCAATGGCATAAGCAAGGCAATGGTGGCATCTTTGGGGTTGTCCACTTGGCGTATTCCTGAACCTAAGCATCTAGAGTGGTTGAATAGTTGTGGTATGCTgaagattacacacaaggtgcatGTGCCATTTATAATTGGTGAGTATGCTGATGAGGTGGAGTGCGATGTGTTGCCATTAGAGGTGTCTGGATTGCTGCTTGGGTATCCATGGCAGTATGATCACAATGCTATCCATGCTGGGAAAGCAAATACATATACATTTTTGCATGATGGCAAACAACGGACGTTGAAGCCAATGACAGATGATCAGATCAAGTCTGATGTGGTGTTGGTGGTGCGCAAGGATAAAGTGCGTAAGGGCAAGCTACAACAGAGGATAGTTCAGCTTCGGAAAGAGGAGCATGATGCGAGGAGTGTCAGTACTGATATTGTTTTAGTTGTGTCTGTAGATGATAAGCCAGCTGTGCCTGTTGGCAACAAGACGGCTGATGTCAAGCCTCTTAGTGGTGAGATGACGAACATTGCAGTTAGTCCTACACATCCATTTTGTATTGATAAAAGTGTTCTGGCCAATGATAGTTGTGCTGCTCATGTATCGGTGCCTATGGAGGCGCGGGTAGTAGACCGCATGTTTGTTGGACTGGTTATGCGGAGATTTGTTGGAGCAGTTGTGTGTATGCACACAAGCAAAGATGGACGTGTTCGTCAATTGTGTGGCCCAGGCATTGCTCCTATTTTGCAGAGTTTTACAAAGAAGGTCCATGTTCAGCGACGACGAGCTTCATCAAAAGTGGAGAAGAAGGTGGTGACACCTAAGTCGAAGCTTATGTGGCGACAGAAGGAGCCGCGCCCTGCTATGACAAGTTCAGTTAGCAGTGAGGGAGGAGGTGGTGTGGCAGGCTGGCAAGACTTGCAGATGGTGATGAAGCGTGGTGATGTTGCTAATTGGACACCACCCATTAGAGAAGACCCTACAGCATTGAGGACAACGCCTTTTCAACGGGGGGAAGATGATGAGGGAATCCCAGTACCTCCTGTTGTACCCATGAAGGAGGAGGCGAAGCCCAACTTTAGGACTCCACCAAAGTTAGAGGCGTGCCAAGGGGGTGATCTGAACCATGATTATTGGGTCGGTTGCATTTTTAGTTATCTGGTTTTTTTTCAGGTCATGTTGTGGGCCAATTAGGATTTTTATTTGTGTTTTCCAGTTTGGGCATGTCCAACCGACTTGGTTTCTGGTCTCCTATATAAAGGACCCAGCGACTAAGGTTTAGGGGAGTTTAGAAATTGAGTTGTTTCTGGGATGAAACATCCCTCTGCAAACGGCGCCGCCGTTTATTCGTATTGAATAAAGATTGCATGAGGGTTCTTGAGTGCATCAAGAATTATCAGGCTTAGGTTCGAggcgtgttgatcatcaacacatTGTTTGCTGGAATTTCATTCCTCTTCTTCAGGTTGCGTTCGTCGCATGATTGGAAGATCTGCTATCTTGTTCAAttcgccgtgaaagatcgggcaaaaTTCTACGGATCATCATGTCGATCCTTATCACCCTCATTCATAAACATCACAATCCCACATGAGGCAGATTCATGTCTTCAATGTCAACATGCGTCGTTATGGAGCCGCCGACTCAACTTCTACTAGGGGTTGGCCTCTCTTTAGAGATGAATGATCCTAAGACCTATTACAAGACAAACAAAGAGTAAATGCACATGGAGTGGCACTTTATTAAGAAAATCTAGGAGCTAGACATCACGGGCCCACCGTAGAGGGGGCGAATCATCGAAGTGTCGAAACCACTCCTCCTTTTGCATGGGCCCTTTAACACGTGCACGGTAGGGTTGTGTACTAACTAAAAAGCCAATACACCCAACTTTAAAGTGGCTCCTCCTTTACAAACCTGACTACCGCACAGGACGATTCATGCCTTCAGTGTGAACCTCCCCCCTTTTTTGAGGCCGCCGACCAACTCCTACTATGACATGGCCTCTCTTTTGTGTTTTCCATGATTCTCTGACCTTTACCAACGCAAACAAAGACTACAAGTCATATGGAGTGGCCCCTTCCACGGAAAAGACAGGGGCTAGACGGTGCGCCTCCGGCGAggcggcaaatttgacaaatttgacctatagacgaaatcaaatcacagaatgaactattcgtgaaactatttcacgcggttgacctttttgtgtgacgcccgacacgaaggcgccacactacactgtgcaacgcctcacagataggcgctacacggccagcgtcgcacccgtgcgatcagaaaattactaagtcagtatgcagcgcctgagagctaggcgccacactatacagtgtagcgcctagctcctaggcgttgcactagtgcagcgcctagctcctaggcgccatgggtcagccgcgtgaaatagtttcacggacagttcattctgtgatttgatttcgtctataggtcaaatttgtcaaatttgcccggCGGGGCCAATGAAGGCGCGTGAGAAAGTGTCAAAAGCACTCCTCTATCTGCATGGGGACCTAGCATGGGTACACTATGGTTGTATAATAAGGAGAAAAGTTAATGTACAACTTTGAAGTGGCAAACAGGCGGTAAAGAGAGAAAGAGCGAGAAATAGAAGGAATAGAACGGGTAGAGGAATATTGACCGGAGAGAATGGGCGAGAAAGAGAGGGGAGAGAAGAAAAATACAATAATAGATTAACTTTTTTGTGGATGCTCAGCTTACCCTGGGCTATGTTGTGGACCTTGTAGTTAACAagtgttttttttgggggggggggggggggggggtgactcgACTTACACTTAGATGTGCTAAGTGCCCAAGAAATAACCTCTCTGAATTTTTGTTAGAATTTTTGAATTAGTAGAAATATAGCTTGCTTTGTAAAAAATTGTGGAATAATTGGCGAAGGCTTGGCTTTGTACTATGTGAAGTGTCATGGGTAGTAGAAGGGATCCATGTTGGTTCTCCACACCAAGTCACCAAACTTTGAGATAGACAAGACATGACAAGataaaatcaaaagaaaaaaacaaaataaagaaaaataaaacaaagaaaaaacaagaagTTAAAATTCCTCTATTGTAGTACACAACTAGGAGTAACTAGTTTAAAATTTGGTAACCAAAATGGTTACATTTAAAAAAACACGAATATGCAAACTTtgcgtatcttttcattgatagcTAGGAGTTGTGATTGCGGAAAACATCGACATTGAAGGCTAGGGTTGCAGGAACCACATTTCTACGGTTTTGTGCCAAAAATCACTAATTCCGggtcattttttttacaaaaacagtAGTTATCGATTTTGGACCATTTGATGATGATTATGACAGGTGGAGCTCACAAAAGTTGACGTGGCATAACTGCTCACGGGGATGGAGGCATCATTAGGATTTTCTATATTTACAAAGGGGCCCTGTGGTTTTATAGGGACACCCTTCAATCAAAGAGTAAAACGCAATCCACTCCACCCATAGATTTGGGCTACCCAAGCAGccgagcagagcagcaacacgtcGGCAATGGGTCTCATCGTCGATCGCCGTGGCCCAAGGGCATCCTCAAGGCGGTTGTCACTGACGCCGAGCAAGAGCGGCAGAGGCTGGGCCCGAGGGATGACCCCTCACGGCGAGGCACGCAACCCGACCTCGGCGCTCGGTCTGGAGGTGGTGCCCTCTGCGAGGCCGGCCACAGATCAAGGTGGTGCTGCAGATCGCCATGGCGCGCCTCGAGGAGGAGTTCGGCCTACTGTTGATCCCATTCCTGGGACGCGTCGCTCGCTGCCAAGTCCTGTACGCGTCACTCCTCCTCTCGCTCGCTGGTGGACCGGCTCTTAGATCCAGTCTATGCCGACCGAGGGACAGCACGGTGACAGGACCTCAGGGATGTCCATGGCGGCAGCACCTAcagaagaagagggggagggaagaGGAGAGATGGGAGAAGAATGAGCAGAGGAGGAGTCGGGTGGCCTAGCGGCGCGTGGTTGCCCTGTCACCCCTCCGCCCAGAACAACAGCTCGCTCACCGGCATCGAAGTTACAGCTGCCACGGGAAATGGCCGATACGTTTTCGCCAGATCCACCACCGGGCGGGGGCCGTGGAGGCCCGATGTGGCAGGATCCGTCTTTGGATGGCCCGGGGAGGGAGGGGCGGCGATGTGAGTGCTTGGACAGGCCTATCGGCGGCGCGGCCAGTGTTGGGGCTAGCCTGCACGCGCGCGGTGGGTTGTGGGCAAACTTAGCCAAATGGGCGGTCTAGGCGTGCCGGCACGATAGCCCGGGTTCCTAGCCCGTCACGGGCCAGCCCAACACGTGACTTAGCGGGCCGTGCCTGGGCTAGCTAGGCAGGCACGCGTGCTGGCCTAGCACAACGGGCCTAACCGTCTGGCAGTCTCGCAACTAGCTGTCATGGTGAGCTAAAGTGCCGACTCGGGAGGGACCGGGAGGTGTGGCCCATGAAAGAGAGGTGCACACGAGAGCGACGTTCCTAATGGCACAAGCGCGCGAGGGAGACGTGCCTCCTGCACGGGCACGGGCGCATGAGACTTCTTTTTTTCAAACCAAGAGCGCACGATACGTAGCATTCCACTTCCACGATTTGTTACTCTTTTTTTCGAAACGCCTCAATCTATAACTCGGGACGTCATGCCGGACGGGCCGCCGTGCCGGCCCGTGTAGCGAGGGGGCCGTGCCTGGGCACCAGTGAGGGCAGCACGCGTGCCGGCCCGGCACCACCCATGTATTTAGCGTGCCTAGCCGGGCTGTGTCGTGCATGGCCCGTTTAAACCAGGCTAGGCTCGGCCGGGCCATGCTGTCCCATTTGGCCAGGTTGGGGCAAATTATTATGTTCGATTCCATGTGAAATCAGATGACAACATAATATTTGATTTTGTTACTATGAATTTAAACATTCTATACaggatagtactccctccgttcctaaaaataagtctttttagacatttcaaacagactgcaacatacggatgtatgtagacatattttagagtgtacattcactcattttgctccttatgtagtcacttgttggaatctctagaaagacttatatttcggaacggagggagtatatactacaAGAGTAATATGATGTTCCTAAACCTTAAGCGTCATTTGGCTCTCATCAATTTATCAGGTGGCACAGGACACAACTGTTTTTTGTTGTTACCTTGTAATGTGATTATGTGATATTCGTTGGCCATGTTGCTTCAATGGGATTGTACATTTGTTGACATCATATTTTGACATGAAAAAAACCGGAATCAAGATGTTCTTCGAATCGTCGAAATGAGCAACTTTGCTATTTGGGTCATCACCATCCGAAATCGTATGCAACCTCGGAGGCCAAAGCAGTGTTGTGGAGCAGAGAAAACAAACCATTCTAACCAGATCCGTTTACCTAGTATAACTGGGTCAAACCCGAGAAGAGCTAGAGATTAGCCAACCGTAACTGGGCCGTACCCGAGAAGATCCGTCTGTTAGCCTAGAATAATCGGGCCCAGCCCGAGAGTGGCAGATATATTGGCTGGTTCAACCGGGGTTATGTTCGATTTGTCCCAAAAATTTACATTGTCATCATGGGGCATTTTTCGGCATCGACGACCTCAAATCTAGTGGTAATATTGGTGTATGTGCTAGTGTAGAAAACCCTAAGCTAACTTTACCTATTTCATGGGCGCCCCATGTTGTTGAATTTTAATCCTATCAAGACCAATAAACTTGTGGCTGCACCTACATTCCCTAGTCCTACTCCATGATGTCAATATGAGTGTGCCTAATCAATGCCCCATGACGACAATGACATCATCGAGAAAAAATTACATTGACATGATGGGGCATTTTTCACATTGACATCATGGGGGTTGTCCTCGTGCCATCCGGACCTCATATCCATCACCGCCCAACGACAAAATCGAGAAAAACCACCAGATATGCCGTCCTTGCGCCTCTTTCTATACTTGATGTAAACCATCTTATGCGATGAGCCAACTCCACCATCATGGGCAGCAACCATTGACCATCCATAAATACAAACCACACTTCTCCTCAACCATAATTAAGGAGGCAACAAATAGTGAAGACTCTAAGTTTGCGCATTATCGAGATAGACTCGCTTCATGAGCATTTCAAGGCTGTGAATATGACGAttttgctagagttgctcttaaaaGACAGCGCAATACGAGGATGGAGCCCGATGAAAGAGTTGAAGATGGAGAAGCCTGGTATTTCAAAATCTTATGACTACTGGACATCGTAGCAAAAAGGCTATGTGGGCTGCCCTGACGCTGTGACCCCACACAGCTTGCTCCGGCCCATCCATCGTCGGCCAGTgacctgccgcccgccgccgccgccgccgtcggcaccCTCCGGCCATTGCCAATCGCCTTCCTAACCACCAATCGCATTTCCTCCCGCGCACGCGAGCGGGCGCCATGGCTGGGCATCTAAGCAAAAACCCATTTCTCCTCCTCCTGCAACCCCGCCGCCTGTGCACCGCCGCCGCATCCTCCTCGGCCGCCGCGGGAGAGCTCGCCCCCGTGTCCGTCGTCAACGAGATACCCCACGACGATGACCTCGCGGAGGAGTCGCGCAGCCGCCTCGTGCGCGACACCTGCAAGCTGCTCGAGCTCCGGGGCTCGTGGACCCCGAAGCTGGAGGCGCAGCTCCGGCACCTGCTCCGGGTGCTCTCCCCGCCGCAGGTCCGCGCCGTGCTCCGCGCGCAGGCGCAGACGGACGCCCGCGCCTCGTTTGAGTTCTTCCGCTGGGCCGACCGCCAGTGGCGCTACCGTCACGCCCCGGAGGTATTCGACGAAATGCTGAGCCTCCTCAGCCGCACCAGGCTCCACGATCCCGCCCGGCGCGTCATGCGCCTCATGATCCGCCGCCGCATGAGGCGCGGGACGCAGCAGTTCGCGCACCTCATGCTCTCATACAGCCGCGCGGGGAAGCTCCGCTCCGCCATGCGCGTGCTCCAACTCATGCAGAAGGATGGGTGCGCACCTGACATATTGATATGCAATGTGACAGTGAATGTGCTTATTTTTGCCGGGCGCATTGACAAGGCAATAGAGTTTGCTGAGCGGATGCGCCGTGTTGGGGTCGAGCCGGATGTAGTCACATACAATTGCCTTATCAAGGGGTTATGTAGTGTGCGGAGGGTTGTTGAGGCGCTAGAGATGATCGGTGTAATGCTGCAAAATGGGTGCCCACCTGATAAGATTACCTATTATACAGTGATGGGCTTCTTGTGCAAGGAGAAGAGGGTGGCAGAGGTGCGGGGTTTGCTTGGGAGGATGAGGAATGATGTGGGTCTATTTCCAGATCAGATCACATATAACATGCTTATCCATGTGCTTGCAAAGCATGGGCATGCAGATGAGGCGTTAGAGTTCTTGAGGGAGTCAGAGGGGAAAAGGTTCCGTGTTGATGAGGTTGGATATAGTGCAGTTGTGCACTCTTTCTGCTTGAATGGGAAGATGGCTGAGGCAAAGGAGATTGTAAGTGAGATGATCTCAAAAGAATGTCACCCTGACGTTGTGACATATAGTGCAGTTGTTGATGGGTTCTGCCGAATCGGGGAAATTGATCAAGCAAGAAAGATGATGAAGCATATGTATAAGAATGGCTGCAAGCCAAACATAGTCACACATACTGCATTGTTAAATGGTCTCTGCAAAGCTGGGAAAACTTCAGAGGCTTGGGAATTGCTAAACAACAGTGGAGAGGAATGGTGGACTCCCAGTGATATCACATACAGTGTTGTAATGCATGGGTTTAGAAGAGAAGGGAAACTAAAGGAATCATGTGATGTCGTTGCCCAGATGTTGGAGAAGGGTTTCTTTCCCACTACTGTGGAGATTAACTTACTGATCCATGCGTTATGTAAGGAAGGAAAGCCGGGGGAGGCCAAAGACTTCATGGAGCAGTGCCAAAGCAAAGGTTGTACCATTAATGTTATCAACTTTACTACTGTAATTCATGGATTTTCTCAGCAGGGGGATTTGGAATCAGCTCTGTCTTTGTTGGATGACTTGTATCTCAGCAACAGGCATCCAGATGTTGTAACTTATACTGTTGTTGTGAATGCTTTGGGAAAGAAAGGTCGGCTGAAAGAAGCGACAGAGCTTGTGAAGAAAATGCTTTATAGAGGAATTGTCCCTACACTTGTTACATACAGGACAGTGATACATAGATACTGTGAGAAGGGCACAGTGGAAGAATTACTCGATCTACTGGATAAGATGTTAGCAAGACAAGAGCTTAAGAGTGTATACAATCAGGTCATCGAGAAGCTATGTGCATTAGGTAAAATACATGAAGCTTACAGTCTCCTCAGCAAGGTACTGAGAACTGCCTCACAGAGAGACGCTCAGACATGCCACATTCTGATGGAGAGTTTTCTTAACAGAGGTCTCGCAGTTCAGTCATACAATGTGGCGTGCCAGATGTTTCAGAGAAATTTAATTCCTGATATTAAATTGTGTCGAAAAGTTGACAATCAGCTGACCTTAGAGAAACAACCAGCTGCTGGAAAACTTATAGTTAAGTTTTTAGAAAGAGGTCTTCTGAAACAAGAAAAGTAAGCTATTGCTGTCTTGACATTTTGATGTATCATGTATTTATTGGCAAGAATGTTTAAGATTTGATCTGATTGTTAGAAACAGATGCATTACGTACTGGAAAGCTTACTCACTTTCTTCTACCTAAAACTGACAGATTTTAGTTTTGTGTTCAGTTGGTAACGTTTCATGCATCATGCTCATACCCCTGCACATGTCACCAACTTATCCACAACCAGCCAATAGACTGGTAGGTATGGAACCTGAAGATTAGTTAGCTGCAACTACTGAACAGTAACATGTTCATGCATATATCAGCATCTCAAGGGCTTGGTCCATAATGAACTAGACTGAGTGAAACACTTAAGGGGAGGAGACAATGGAGGGAGATGGCGACGCTGCGACGGCGCCGTTGCTGGACTTCATCGATGACCAGTCAGCCGCCTCGGAGGAGCTGCTGCGGCGGGAGCCGGTGCCATTCGACGTGCTGTCGCGGCTGGCATTCTGGGAGGCCGGCAACCTGTGGCGCATCTCATGGGCGTCCATCCTCATCACGCTCTTCAGCTTCACTCTCAGCCTCGTCACGCAGATGTTCGTTGGCCACATTggtgagctcgagctcgccggggCCTCCATCACTAACATCGGCATCCAGGGCCTAGCCTACGGCGTCATGGTAACTAGCTGCGCTCGTTCTTGGACTATGTAGTATAGTCCTTTGTGATGCTTAGAAACGACGTCTTCTCACTTGTATGTGGAATGCAGCTTGGCATGTCGACTGCAGTGCAGACTGTGTGCGGCCAGGCCTACGGTGCGAGGAGGTACAGGGTGATGGGTGTTGTTTGCCAGAGAGCGCTCGTCCTCCAGTTTGTGACGGCCGTCGCCATAGCTTTCTTCTACTGGTACTCTGGCCCATTCCTGCGGCTCATTGGGCAGGCTGAGGATGTGGCTGTGGCGGGGCAGCTGTATGCTCGTGGGCTGGTGCCGCAGCTGCTCGCGTTTGCACTCTTCTGCCCGATGCAGAGGTTCCTGCAGGCTCAGAACATCGTCAACCCCGTGGCGTACATGGTGCTTGCTGTGCTCGTCTTCCATGTCTTCATCTCGTGGCTCGCTGTGTTTGtgctcagctttggccttctcggcgCGGCACTGACTCTGAGCTTCTCTTGGTGGGTGCTCGTGGCGTTGACATGGGCGTACATCATCTGGAGCCCAGCTTGTAAGGAGACATGGACTGGGCTGTCCATGCTCGCTTTCAGAGGCCTCTGGGGATACGCCAAGCTCGCCTTCGCGTCAGCTGTTATGCTAGCGTGAGTAAATTTATCAGCCATTTCTAGTTAACTGTTTGGTACTTCTTGCATGTTTATGTCTTGCGTCGTTGTGTTCTTGCCCAGGTTGGAGGTCTGGTATGTGCAAGGATTTGTGCTTCTGACTGGCTTCCTCCCCAACTCTGAGATTGCTCTTGATTCACTCTCTATCTGGTACGCCACTCCATGATTCAGCCCATGTTATAGTTACACACTGGTTGGGAGTTTTAATGTCTGATTGTATCTTCATATTCACACATAAGACATAACATGCATCACTATCTCTTTGACTTGTTTCAGCATCAACTACTGGAACTGGGACTTCCAAATCATGCTTGGTTTGAGCTATGCGGCCAGGTCAGTGCAAATGAATGAGACCTACCAGGATGTATACCAATTTTGCCCGTGCTGATCAAACATTTGCATCAACGTATTGTGCAGCATTCGTGTCGGCAACGAGCTTGGCGCTGGCCATCCAAAGGTCGCGAGGTTGTCGGTCATGGTGGTCGTCACGGCGAGCATCGCCTTCAGCATTCTCGCCACGATCGTAGTCATGGCCCTCAGGTACCCGCTGAGCACCCTCTACACAAGTAGCACGACGGTGATCGAGGCCGTCATCGCTCTAATGCCATTGCTGGCCATCAGCATCTTCTTGAATGGGATCCAGCCAATCCTCTCAGGTACTGACATTTCGTCAGAGATCATACAGTACCTAGTTTGCATTGAGCAAAGGAACTAAACTCCTGGAATCTCTGCAGGAGTCGCGGTCGGGAGCGGGTGGCAGGTCATAGTTGCCTATGTCAACGTCGGGGCTTACTATATCATTGGGCTGCCGATTGGATGCGTCCTAGGGTTCAAAACAAGCCTGGGAGCAGCTGTAAGCTAATTAGCTTCCCGCGCTAATTTCATCTTCAGTTTGTTAACCTTTATCTTGCAACATATTTTTCCAGAGGTCTGATGATCAGTTGCATCTGTTTGTGGTAATTCAGGGGATTTGGTGGGGCTTGATCATAGGGGTCGCGGTCCAGACGGTGGCTCTGATCGTC
This window of the Triticum aestivum cultivar Chinese Spring chromosome 5D, IWGSC CS RefSeq v2.1, whole genome shotgun sequence genome carries:
- the LOC123122541 gene encoding protein DETOXIFICATION 41 isoform X2, coding for MAGHLSKNPFLLLLQPRRLCTAAASSSAAAGELAPVSVVNEIPHDDDLAEESRSRLVRDTCKLLELRGSWTPKLEAQLRHLLRVLSPPQVRAVLRAQAQTDARASFEFFRWADRQWRYRHAPEVFDEMLSLLSRTRLHDPARRVMRLMIRRRMRRGTQQFAHLMLSYSRAGKLRSAMRVLQLMQKDGCAPDILICNVTVNVLIFAGRIDKAIEFAERMRRVGVEPDVVTYNCLIKGLCSVRRVVEALEMIGVMLQNGCPPDKITYYTVMGFLCKEKRVAEETMEGDGDAATAPLLDFIDDQSAASEELLRREPVPFDVLSRLAFWEAGNLWRISWASILITLFSFTLSLVTQMFVGHIGELELAGASITNIGIQGLAYGVMLGMSTAVQTVCGQAYGARRYRVMGVVCQRALVLQFVTAVAIAFFYWYSGPFLRLIGQAEDVAVAGQLYARGLVPQLLAFALFCPMQRFLQAQNIVNPVAYMVLAVLVFHVFISWLAVFVLSFGLLGAALTLSFSWWVLVALTWAYIIWSPACKETWTGLSMLAFRGLWGYAKLAFASAVMLALEVWYVQGFVLLTGFLPNSEIALDSLSICINYWNWDFQIMLGLSYAASIRVGNELGAGHPKVARLSVMVVVTASIAFSILATIVVMALRYPLSTLYTSSTTVIEAVIALMPLLAISIFLNGIQPILSGVAVGSGWQVIVAYVNVGAYYIIGLPIGCVLGFKTSLGAAGIWWGLIIGVAVQTVALIVITARTNWDSEVEKAIQRLRRTAADEGGVLGVDDDDV
- the LOC123122541 gene encoding protein DETOXIFICATION 41 isoform X1, whose translation is MEGDGDAATAPLLDFIDDQSAASEELLRREPVPFDVLSRLAFWEAGNLWRISWASILITLFSFTLSLVTQMFVGHIGELELAGASITNIGIQGLAYGVMLGMSTAVQTVCGQAYGARRYRVMGVVCQRALVLQFVTAVAIAFFYWYSGPFLRLIGQAEDVAVAGQLYARGLVPQLLAFALFCPMQRFLQAQNIVNPVAYMVLAVLVFHVFISWLAVFVLSFGLLGAALTLSFSWWVLVALTWAYIIWSPACKETWTGLSMLAFRGLWGYAKLAFASAVMLALEVWYVQGFVLLTGFLPNSEIALDSLSICINYWNWDFQIMLGLSYAASIRVGNELGAGHPKVARLSVMVVVTASIAFSILATIVVMALRYPLSTLYTSSTTVIEAVIALMPLLAISIFLNGIQPILSGVAVGSGWQVIVAYVNVGAYYIIGLPIGCVLGFKTSLGAAGIWWGLIIGVAVQTVALIVITARTNWDSEVEKAIQRLRRTAADEGGVLGVDDDDV